The genomic window CCGGTTTAAATGTCTACTGCGTTTCTGGCCACGTTGAGCGCCCGGGGGTTTACGAACTGCCGATGGGAACCACCGCGCGGGAACTGATTTACGAACATGCAGGTGGAGTTTGGCAGGGACGAACGCTCAAGGCTTGGAAGCCGGGTGGAGCGTCCAGCGCCATCTTGCCTGCCGATATGATCGATCTTGTCCTCGACTTCAAACCGGTGCAGGCGGCCGGAACCATCCTGGGTACGGCGGGCGTCATCGTTATGGACGACCACTCCTGCGTTGTCGACGCGGCAATCCGGGATGCAACGTTTTTTGAGGAAGAGTCCTGCGGCTTCTGCTTCCCTTGCCGCGACGGTACCCGGGTCCTCCGCATGTTGGTGGAGCGTGTCCGCCACGGCGTGGCTGCGCCCGATACCATCGACCTCATTGAACATGCTTCCACCGATATGATGGGCGCATCGTTCTGCGGACTCGGCCAGTTTGCCCCTTGGCCGGTGGTGAGCACCGTACGTAACTTCCGCCAAGAGTACGATGCTCACATTATAGAAAAAGTGTGCCCGGCAGGCGTGTGTCCCATGGACGGCACAGAGCCGAACGAGCACGTCGACCGTCGCACTCTCCAAGAGATGCTCGTGGCGCAAAAGGGCGGAGTGCTGGCATAGATCAGGGTCACGTCTCTAAGCCGGCACTATTAGAGTTCGAACTGTTTGCGCTGCCCCTTGCCTTGGCTTCCTGGACTTTCTCAGCCTTGATCGCAATTGTGTGCCTCGGTATAAACTGGGCGGACATGTCCATTTAGCGATCGCGGCACTCTTTCCTGAGCAGGGCTATTCCCGCTGGTTTTACGCGTCCGTCTCTGCATCTTGCTCCGCTACGAAGACATTTGGTACCTTCAAAATAATTCCCGCGCTCAGTGCGAAGAATCCCGCCATCATGATGAAGACGGCGGTGTAGCCCAGCAGCGGTTGAATGCCGTTGAAGGTGTCCAGCACGACGCCCGCGCTGAGGCTGCCGAGCGCGTCCCCACCGGCAGTCGCCAAGTTGGTGAGGCCCATGTACAGGCCGGGCGCTCTGGGATCGGGGATGAGGTCAATCGCCAAAGCCCAATCCGCGGCAGTGAACATTCCAACAGCCCCACCGAGCACGGCAAATCCAACGAGAAGGGTTGCGAAATTTGTCGTAAAGAGCAGAATCAAGGATGCAACCAACCCTACACTGCAGGCGGCGAAAACCAGGCTGCGCCGGTCTATGCGGTCTGAAATCCAGCCAGCCGGTACTGTGACCAGTCCCGCCACTACGATGAGCACCCCAAGCGCCATGGTCACAGAGAGGCCGGCATTCTCGCTTATGCCAAGGCGTTCGCGCACGAAGAAGAGCAGAATCTGGTCTGCAGCCAGCAGTCCCATGAAAAAGAACAAACGGGAGAGCAGGATCCAAGTGAACCCCGGCCTCGAACGCAACTCCGCAAGGCGCGTGCGAAACTCGCTGAGTACCCCGGAAAACTCCGGTTTCTCCGCCAACGGCTCCTCGCGGATGGTGAGAGTGGAGATCACTGCCACCATCACGAGTACGCCGGCAGCGACGAAGAGGTAATTCCCCGGTTGCCCGCGATCCAGGAATTGTCCGGCAACGAGCGCACCTAGCAGGACACCAAGCTGGTTAGCCAGGCCGAAAAACCCCGATGCGCGTCCCCGCTGGTTCTGCGGCACAAGATCGGGGATGATGCCCTGGTACGGCCCGTGCGCGCTATTGGACGAAAGCTGTAGCAGGACAACCACCGCAAAGAGCAGGGCATAGGTGCTGACCGCGGCCATCAGCAAGAGAAAGAGAGCGCTCAAGAGCGAGCCCAAGAGCATGTACGGCTTGCGGCGGCCCCATCGCGCAGTCGTGCGGTCGCTCACCGCGCCCATAACTGGCTGGACGACAATGGCAACCATGAGGCCGACGGAAACTAGGACGCCCAGGTAGGTGCCCTTGTGCGCCGGGCCCACCAGTGCTTCAACGCGGTCAGGCAGGTAGACTACATTCAGACCCGCCCAAACAGTTGAGAGTCCCAGCCAAAAGACACTGATCCGGGCTAGGTACGGTAGGGAAACACGTTCTCGGTTGCTACGCGACATTACCTCTCCTCAATTGCGGCGAAGTGTGCAGGGACTGGTAT from Chloroflexota bacterium includes these protein-coding regions:
- a CDS encoding MFS transporter, yielding MSRSNRERVSLPYLARISVFWLGLSTVWAGLNVVYLPDRVEALVGPAHKGTYLGVLVSVGLMVAIVVQPVMGAVSDRTTARWGRRKPYMLLGSLLSALFLLLMAAVSTYALLFAVVVLLQLSSNSAHGPYQGIIPDLVPQNQRGRASGFFGLANQLGVLLGALVAGQFLDRGQPGNYLFVAAGVLVMVAVISTLTIREEPLAEKPEFSGVLSEFRTRLAELRSRPGFTWILLSRLFFFMGLLAADQILLFFVRERLGISENAGLSVTMALGVLIVVAGLVTVPAGWISDRIDRRSLVFAACSVGLVASLILLFTTNFATLLVGFAVLGGAVGMFTAADWALAIDLIPDPRAPGLYMGLTNLATAGGDALGSLSAGVVLDTFNGIQPLLGYTAVFIMMAGFFALSAGIILKVPNVFVAEQDAETDA